One window from the genome of Salvia splendens isolate huo1 chromosome 9, SspV2, whole genome shotgun sequence encodes:
- the LOC121747430 gene encoding magnesium transporter MRS2-3-like, with translation MQSSIKSVDVEELEMILEAYFVQIEGTLNKLSSALREYVDDTEDYINIMLDDKQKHLLQMGVVLTTATLTGVFGMNMGIQLFHPNLYGMSDWLWTVGGSTIASVFCYVIAVACCRYQRLLE, from the exons ATGCAAAGTAGCATCAAGAGTGTGGATGTGGAGGAGCTGGAGATGATTCTAGAAGCATATTTTGTACAGATTGAAGGCACGTTGAACAAGCTATCATCCGCT CTGAGAGAGTACGTAGACGACACAGAAGACTACATAAACATAATGCTGGATGACAAACAGAAGCATCTCCTGCAAATGGGAGTGGTGCTCACTACAGCCACTTTGACTGGGGTGTTTGGGATGAACATGGGCATCCAGCTCTTTCACCCCAACTTATATGGGATGTCCGACTGGCTCTGGACCGTCGGTGGAAGCACCATAGCCTCTGTTTTCTGTTACGTAATCGCTGTTGCCTGCTGCAGGTACCAACGCCTCTTGGAATGA
- the LOC121746711 gene encoding TORTIFOLIA1-like protein 3, producing MSGSNKQAQAHELKQRVLTCLHKLSDRDTHAAAAAELDSIAQTLPCAALPSFISSVTSTDSSDRSPVRRHCLRLLSVLAAAHRDALSPHLSKILSFLRRRLRDPDSSVRAACVAAALSLASHLTSPPFASLAKPFLESLFSEQDAGAQNGAALCLAAVIEGFPHPDAGSLHRLLPKLEKLAKCNGFKAKGAILALFGSIVEVEGVLSSGGVRNLIKCLVEFLSSEDWAARKAAAEALMKVAAVESQRDALSECKASCLKTFEARRFDKVKAARESMNLMVEAWKEIPDPTAEVSSKETGAGSKTEPSSQVKKISQHGSAASAARGRASVGSNGNRTSPPMFRKLDRKNPSNTKVDVSAAADDASISSSATPVSGYKRGDGVGGEERRRFENPEIRRALFSESYEKRDHSVVVSNETGDMCRNQGDCEDLSLIRKQLVQIETQQSNLLEILQRFIGSSQRGIQSLEARVHGLELTLDEISCDLAASTGKMSTNGASCCSLPGADFLSLKLCRKTQALSASCGTSPTTAAPGSIPRKNEDSGRGFLLQNRRRPLHGGRGVIVMNPLAEIPPQVHA from the exons ATGTCGGGCTCCAACAAGCAGGCGCAGGCTCACGAGCTGAAGCAACGCGTGCTGACGTGTCTCCACAAGCTCTCCGACAGGGACAcccacgccgccgccgccgcggaGCTGGACTCCATCGCCCAGACCCTCCCCTGCGCCGCCCTCCCCTCCTTCATCTCCTCCGTCACCTCCACCGACTCCTCCGACCGCTCCCCCGTCCGCCGCCACTGCCTCCGCCTCCTCTCCGTCCTCGCCGCCGCCCACCGCGACGCCCTCTCGCCGCACCTCTCCAAAATCCTCTccttcctccgccgccgcctccgcgaCCCGGACTCCTCCGTCCGCGCCGCCTGCGTCGCCGCCGCCCTCTCCCTCGCCTCCCACCTCACCTCCCCTCCCTTCGCCTCCCTCGCAAAGCCCTTCCTCGAGTCCCTCTTCTCCGAGCAGGACGCCGGCGCCCAAAACGGCGCTGCATTGTGCCTCGCCGCGGTAATCGAGGGTTTCCCACACCCCGACGCCGGGAGCCTCCACAGGCTGCTGCCGAAGCTCGAGAAGCTCGCGAAATGCAATGGATTCAAGGCGAAAGGTGCGATCTTGGCGCTCTTTGGGAGCATTGTTGAGGTTGAGGGAGTGCTTAGCAGTGGCGGAGTGAGGAATTTGATCAAGTGTTTGGTGGAGTTCTTGAGCAGCGAGGATTGGGCGGCGAGGAAGGCTGCTGCGGAGGCGCTGATGAAGGTGGCGGCGGTGGAGAGCCAGAGAGATGCGCTTTCGGAATGTAAAGCTTCTTGCTTGAAGACTTTTGAAGCTAGGCGATTTGATAAG GTGAAGGCTGCGAGGGAGAGTATGAATTTGATGGTGGAAGCTTGGAAGGAGATTCCCGATCCAACGGCTGAGGTTTCATCTAAAG AAACTGGGGCGGGCTCGAAAACCGAACCATCTTCGCAAGTGAAGAAAATTAGCCAGCATGGCTCTGCTGCTTCTGCAGCAAGAGGTAGAGCTTCTGTAGGGAGCAATGGGAACAGAACTAGTCCTCCAATGTTCCGAAAATTGGATAGGAAGAACCCCTCCAACACGAAAGTAGACGTttctgctgctgctgatgatgctAGTATTAGCTCTTCTGCCACGCCTGTTTCTGGATATAAGCGTGGGGATGGGGTGGGTGGAGAGGAGAGGAGGCGGTTTGAGAATCCGGAAATCAGAAGGGCGCTGTTCAGTGAGAGCTACGAGAAGCGGGATCATAGTGTTGTAGTTAGTAATGAAACCGGAGATATGTGTAGGAATCAGGGAGACTGTGAAGATCTGTCTCTGATCAGGAAGCAGCTTGTTCAGATTGAAACTCAGCAGTCGAATTTGTTAGAAATTCTTCAG AGATTTATTGGGAGCTCACAGAGAGGCATTCAGTCACTGGAGGCGCGTGTGCACGGTTTAGAGCTCACGCTGGATGAGATCTCGTGTGACTTGGCTGCCTCCACTGGGAAGATGTCAACAAATGGAGCTTCGTGCTGCTCACTGCCAGGTGCAGATTTCCTCAGCTTGAAGCTGTGCAGAAAGACACAAGCGCTGTCTGCCTCTTGCGGAACCTCTCCAACGACTGCAGCACCTGGAAGCATTCCTCGTAAGAACGAAGACAGTGGCAGAGGGTTTCTGTTGCAGAACCGGAGGCGTCCCCTCCATGGGGGGCGTGGGGTTATAGTGATGAACCCACTAGCTGAAATCCCTCCTCAGGTTCATGCTTGA
- the LOC121749824 gene encoding two-component response regulator ARR5-like, translated as MAVEDIGSGCSSSGDQEFHVLAVDDSIIDRKVIERLLKISCCKVTAVDSGSRALQYLGIDGERSSLEFDELKVNLIITDYSMPGMTGYELLKKIKGSTKLRQIPVVIMSSENILARIDRCLEEGAEDFLMKPVQLSDVERLRDFMLRGGEEERELGRKRKTPDDSCDCRPLRKRPTPLATACSSTFRALEEPVIVHES; from the exons ATGGCTGTTGAAGATATCGGGAGCGGTTGCTCTTCAAGCGGTGATCAAGAATTCCATGTTCTTGCCGTGGATGACAGTATTATTGATCGGAAGGTCATCGAGCGGTTGCTCAAGATTTCTTGCTGCAAAG TGACTGCTGTGGACAGTGGGAGTAGAGCTTTGCAGTATTTGGGGATAGATGGGGAGAGAAGCTCTCTTGAATTCGAT GAGTTGAAGGTGAATTTGATTATCACAGACTATTCTATGCCAGGAATGACTGGATATGAACTTCTCAAAAAGATTAAG GGCTCCACCAAGCTGAGGCAAATACCGGTAGTGATCATGTCATCCGAGAACATTTTGGCTCGAATTGATAG GTGTTTGGAAGAAGGTGCCGAGGACTTCTTGATGAAGCCCGTGCAGCTCTCGGATGTGGAGAGGCTGAGGGATTTCATGTTGAGAGGAGGGGAGGAGGAGAGGGAGCTCGGGCGCAAGAGGAAGACGCCCGATGACTCTTGCGACTGCCGGCCTCTCAGGAAGCGGCCGACGCCGCTCGCGACCGCCTGCTCCTCGACGTTTAGGGCTCTTGAGGAGCCTGTGATTGTGCATGAAAGTTGA